GCCAGTTCATGCAGTTCGTAGAGCAGATCGAGCGCATCACGCGGACGCAAGTCGTTTGGATCTACTGCGCGCAGTTTGTCGAGCACCGGGTGATCGGGCGCGGGTTGCGCCGCCGGTTCCTTATCGGCGTCGTCGTCGAACGCGTAGGGCGGGCTCGCGAAGAGGTCGAACTGCGCAGTCGGCTGACCGATGGACTGCTGCTCCAGATGCACCAGATGCTTGCGCGCGGCGCGGATCACCGCAGCCGGGACGCCCGCGAGCTGCGCGACCTGAAGGCCGTAGCTCTGATTCGCCGGGCCTTCGTCGACCGAATGCAGGAACACGATGCCGTGATCGTGCTCGACCGCGGACAAGTGCACGTTCGCCGCCTGCGCAAACTCCGTAGGCAACTGCGTCAGCTCGAAGTAATGCGTCGCGAAGAGCGTGTAACAGTGATTGTGCGAGAGCAAATGCCGCGCGATGGCCCACGCGAGCGCGAGGCCGTCGAATGTGGATGTGCCGCGGCCGATCTCGTCCATGAGCACGAGGCTGGACGACGTCGCGTCGTTGAGAATGGCGGCGGCTTCCGTCATCTCGACCATGAACGTGGAGCGTCCGCCCGCGAGATCGTCCGCCGCGCCGATGCGCGTGAAGATGCGGTCCAGTGCGCCGAAGCGCGCGCGTTTGGCGGGCACATAGCTGCCGACGTACGCCATCAGCGCAATAAGAGCCGTCTGCCGCATGAACGTCGACTTGCCGCCCATGTTGGGGCCGGTGATGAGCAACAACTTGCGGTCTACGCCCAGGCAGCAATCGTTCGCGATGAACTGTTCCACCTGCGCTTCGACGACCGGGTGCCGTCCCTGTTCGATATCGATGCCGGCATTCGCCGAAAACTCCGGCGCGACCCAATCGAGCGCGCGCGCCCGCTCCGCGAACGCGCCGAGCAAGTCCAGTTCGGCGAGCGCGCTTGCGACGCGTTGGCAATCTTCGAGGAAGGGCAGCAGGTTCTGCAGAAGCGCTTCATAGAGCGCGCGTTCGCGGGCCAGCGCCCGCTCCTGCGCGGACAGCGCCTTGTCCTCGAACGCCTTCAACTCCGGCGTGATGTACCGCTCGGCGTTCTTCAGCGTCTGACGACGGCGGTAATCGTCCGGCACTTTGTCGGTCTGACCGCGCGTCACTTCGATATAGAAGCCGTGCACCCGGTTGTACTCGACACGCAGATTGCCGATGCCCGTGCGTGTCCGCTCGCGCGCTTCCAGGCCGATCAGGAATTGATCGCAGTTCTCCGAAATATCGCGCAGTTCATCGAGATCGGCGTCGTAGCCGCGTGCGATCACGCCACCGTCGCGAACCAGCGCAGCAGGCTCGGGCGCGACGGCGCTCGTGAGCAGATCCAGGCATTCGCGCGGCGGCTCGAGCGCCGCGCCGATGCGCGCGAGTGCCGGCGATTGCGCGGGCAACGCGGCGACGAGCATCTGAAGGTCGGGCAGCGCTGCGAACGTGTCGCGCAGGCTCGACAGATCGCGCGGGCGTGCCGAGAGCAGCGCGAGCCGCCCAGTGATGCGTTCGATGTCCGAGATCCTGGAGAGCGCGGTGCGAAGCGCATCGAGCCCGCTCCCCGCCGGGGCGTCCAGCAGCGCGCCGATCGCATGTTGACGGGCTTGCGCGATGGACGCATCGCGCGGCGGATGATGCAGCCAGTGACGCAAGAGGCGGCTGCCCATGCTCGTGCAGCAGGTATCGAGCAGCGAGCAGAGCGTCGGCGATTCGGTGCCGCGCAGGGTTTCGGTCAGTTCGAGATTGCGGCGCGTCGCCGGATCGAGCCCGATGTATTCCGATTCATGTTCAACCTTCAGGCTGCGCACGTGGCGCAACTGCTGGCCTTGCGTGGCCGCGGCGTACAACAGGAGCGCGCCCGCCGCGCCGCACGCGCAGGTGAGCGTTTCGCCGCCGAAGCCGTCGAGGCTCGCTACGTTGAGTTGCTCGCGAAGGCGCTGCGTGCCGGAGCCGACATCGAAGTGCCAGGCCGGCACGCGCGTCGGCGCGGCGAGGTTCGTCACGCCGAAGGTCGCCTGCATGTCGCTGACGGTATCGGCGATGAGCGTCTCTGACGGACGGATGCGTTCCAGCGCAGTTGCCACTTGCTCCGGCGCGACTTCCGCGAGCCGCAGCGCGCCGCTCGCGAGATTGAGCCACGCGAGACCGACGCTCGTGACCACGCCGCGCCGGTTGTGCGCGGGGCAGAGCGCAAGCAGATAGACATCGCTCTTGTCGGAGAGCAGCGCCGCGTCGGTGAGTGTGCCGGGCGTGACCACGCGCACGACCTTGCGCTCGACCGGTCCCTTGGATGTGGCCGGGTCGCCGATCTGTTCGCAGATGGCGACCGACTCACCTAACTTCACGAGCTTGGCGAGATATTGCTCGCACGCGTGATGCGGCACGCCCGCCATGCGGATCGGATTGCCACCGGAAGCGCCGCGCTGCGTGAGCGTGAGATCGAGCAGGCGCGCGGCTTTCTCGGCATCGTCGAAGAAGAGCTCGTAGAAATCGCCCATGCGATAGAACACGAGCGTGCCGGGATGCTCCGCCTTGATGCGCAGGTACTGCTGCATCATGGGCGTGTGCTGCGCGAAATCGGCCGGAAGCGCGGCCGAAAGCGCGGCCGGAAGCGCGGCCGGAACCGCCGCCGGAAGCGCGGCTGCGGCCGGGGCGGTAGGAGAGTCGGGAGTTGCCGTGTGATTGCCCATCTTGCGTGCGGTAAGAGCCGACGGGCCGAACGCAACGTGCGCTCAGCCGCGATCCAGCCGATAGTGCAAGAGTTTAACCCGTCGTGCTCAGACCACGGAGCCGGCCGAACGGCATAGGCCGCGCTACGGTCCGCCAGATAGCAACCGGGGCCGCCGATCGGTTGCAATCGGCGGCCCCGGTGTCCCATGCAAACGATGCGCGATGCTTACGAGCGTCCCGCCAGAAAGCCGACGAGCAGCGCGAGACCCGCCACCGCGCCGAGCGTGTGCCACGGTTTGTCGTGGACGAAGTCGTCGGCATAACCCGCTGCATCGCCGAGCTTGTCGGTGATGGCCGAGCTCGCGCCGTCCATCTGCGAGCGCGCGTACTTCAGCTTCGATTGCAGTTGCTTGCGAAGGCGGTCGGCGTCGATGTCCTTCCCGCCGTGCAGAGCGCTTTCCAGATCGTCGAGCAGGCTACGCAGCTGATCGCTCGCCGAATCGACGACATCGCCCGCACCGCGCACGGCGCGTTGGCCGACATCGGCTGCGCCATTGATCTTGCTGTCGAGCGTCGAACGTGAAAACAATCCCATTTCATTGCTCCTTTATTTGACGTGCCGGAGAATGGCTGCGCGGTGGCTGCTTGACACGGCCCGCGCGGCCCCTTGCGCTGTTGCGCGTTCCCTGCTGCTACACCTTCAACACGTCCGCCATCGTTCCTCCCTGAATCGAACGCTGGCGCACGCAGCCGGATGCAACCCGTAAGCAAGGTTCATTCCTCGACGAGCGCGCCGAGATCCACTTCACGTTCGTTGCGCGTATGGCGGCGCATTGCAAGCGCCATCATCCCGCAGACGAAGGTGCCGAACACGACGGTGATCCACTGCACCGGAACCTTCTCCGTCAAGAGTAGTGCATAGGCGCCGAGCATCGCGAGTACCGCGAGGTTCTGATTGAAATTCTGCACGGCGATCGAATGCCCCGCCGACAGCAGCGTTGCGCCGCGATGTTGCAGGATCGCGTTCATCGGCACGATGAAGAAACCCGACAGACCGCCGAGCGCGATCATCAGCGGATACGCCATGAGGATGTACGCCGGCGCGAAGAACGGCCCGACGTGAACACCCGCGCCGGCCGGGAACAGGTCCTTGTTGTAGAACGCCATGGCAATCGCCACCGCGCCGATCAGCACGCCGACCGGCAGCACCTTCAGCGACTGCCTGAGCGATATCCACGCGGATGCCGCCGCCGCACCGAGCGCAATGCCGACGCCCGTGATGCCTTGCAACACCGCTGCCTTCGAGAGCGACAAGCCGAGGTTCGCGTCGGCCCATTTGAGCACCAGCAGTTGCAGCGTGACGGCCGCGCCCCACAGGAGCGTCGTGACCCACAGCGCGATCTGCGCGAGCTTGTCGCTCCACAGCACCTTGAAGCA
This Caballeronia sp. LZ062 DNA region includes the following protein-coding sequences:
- a CDS encoding glycine zipper domain-containing protein; translated protein: MGLFSRSTLDSKINGAADVGQRAVRGAGDVVDSASDQLRSLLDDLESALHGGKDIDADRLRKQLQSKLKYARSQMDGASSAITDKLGDAAGYADDFVHDKPWHTLGAVAGLALLVGFLAGRS
- the mutS gene encoding DNA mismatch repair protein MutS, with the protein product MMQQYLRIKAEHPGTLVFYRMGDFYELFFDDAEKAARLLDLTLTQRGASGGNPIRMAGVPHHACEQYLAKLVKLGESVAICEQIGDPATSKGPVERKVVRVVTPGTLTDAALLSDKSDVYLLALCPAHNRRGVVTSVGLAWLNLASGALRLAEVAPEQVATALERIRPSETLIADTVSDMQATFGVTNLAAPTRVPAWHFDVGSGTQRLREQLNVASLDGFGGETLTCACGAAGALLLYAAATQGQQLRHVRSLKVEHESEYIGLDPATRRNLELTETLRGTESPTLCSLLDTCCTSMGSRLLRHWLHHPPRDASIAQARQHAIGALLDAPAGSGLDALRTALSRISDIERITGRLALLSARPRDLSSLRDTFAALPDLQMLVAALPAQSPALARIGAALEPPRECLDLLTSAVAPEPAALVRDGGVIARGYDADLDELRDISENCDQFLIGLEARERTRTGIGNLRVEYNRVHGFYIEVTRGQTDKVPDDYRRRQTLKNAERYITPELKAFEDKALSAQERALARERALYEALLQNLLPFLEDCQRVASALAELDLLGAFAERARALDWVAPEFSANAGIDIEQGRHPVVEAQVEQFIANDCCLGVDRKLLLITGPNMGGKSTFMRQTALIALMAYVGSYVPAKRARFGALDRIFTRIGAADDLAGGRSTFMVEMTEAAAILNDATSSSLVLMDEIGRGTSTFDGLALAWAIARHLLSHNHCYTLFATHYFELTQLPTEFAQAANVHLSAVEHDHGIVFLHSVDEGPANQSYGLQVAQLAGVPAAVIRAARKHLVHLEQQSIGQPTAQFDLFASPPYAFDDDADKEPAAQPAPDHPVLDKLRAVDPNDLRPRDALDLLYELHELANRAPDASH
- the lplT gene encoding lysophospholipid transporter LplT — translated: MKKGFYTIIAAQFVSSLADNALLIAAIAMLAVVHSAPWVTPLLQIFFTVSYVVLAPFVGAFADALQKRHVMFVSNALKAGGCALMIAGVHPMIAYGVVGLGAAAYSPAKYGILTELLPPQKLIAANAWLESATVGSTIIGTVIGGALVSQVVERWVSQAHVPLVSSAAHASMFAVMLIYASAAAINAFIPDTGARYPNLLTQPTRLVHDFSHCFKVLWSDKLAQIALWVTTLLWGAAVTLQLLVLKWADANLGLSLSKAAVLQGITGVGIALGAAAASAWISLRQSLKVLPVGVLIGAVAIAMAFYNKDLFPAGAGVHVGPFFAPAYILMAYPLMIALGGLSGFFIVPMNAILQHRGATLLSAGHSIAVQNFNQNLAVLAMLGAYALLLTEKVPVQWITVVFGTFVCGMMALAMRRHTRNEREVDLGALVEE